One Saccharopolyspora erythraea NRRL 2338 genomic region harbors:
- a CDS encoding OB-fold nucleic acid binding domain-containing protein, producing the protein MSKTGSGYWRRLLHRLTSDVGQLDADDLSERSQEAGAQRACDCKCGEEAVVLGRVRSVGVSPKASAPTLEAELFDGTDGVTLVWLGRRRITGIEPGRTIKASGRIAVREGRKVLYNPYYELQNTA; encoded by the coding sequence ATGAGCAAGACAGGGAGCGGCTACTGGCGTCGCCTCCTACACCGTCTGACCAGCGACGTCGGTCAGCTCGACGCCGACGACCTCTCCGAGCGTTCGCAGGAGGCAGGCGCCCAGCGGGCCTGCGACTGCAAGTGCGGCGAGGAGGCCGTGGTGCTCGGGAGGGTGCGCAGCGTGGGCGTGTCGCCCAAGGCGTCCGCGCCGACGCTGGAAGCCGAGTTGTTCGACGGCACCGACGGCGTCACCCTCGTGTGGCTGGGCCGGCGCCGGATCACCGGCATCGAGCCCGGGCGCACCATCAAGGCCAGCGGCCGCATCGCGGTGCGCGAGGGTCGCAAGGTGCTTTACAACCCCTACTACGAGCTGCAGAACACCGCATGA